The DNA sequence AATGCCCCCGACCACATCGATTTCCAATTCAACGGGGCCGACCTCCGAAATGTCTCTGAAGCCACCGCTATCGTGGCCATCAACCCCTGACAACTTCTGCGCCACCCACGAACTGGCAGGCCTGAAAGCCCTAAGTCAGCGCGACATGGCCGCTCTATCAGCCGCGTGCTTGGCGGAAAAGTCTTCGCCTAAGTCTTAAGCGTGGCGCAAATGGAGAAAAACTGCCGCGGATTCGGGCGCGCGAGCCGAGTATTTTCGGGAACTACGTAGCAAGATTAGTCAGGAGAAGTGCGGGCGAAAAACATGCACATACGGACAATTGGTTTCTTGCGTGAGGATGACCTAACGCAGCAGCAGAACCTTCCATTCCCCGCAATATTCTTTGCAACGAGTCTGCTGTGTTAGTCTCCACCTTCCGTACGCGTGAAGGGGGAGAAATTCATGGCGTTGTTGCGATTGCATGTGACCTGGATTTCTGCAATTCGGGCGCCTATATACGGGCCACTAGATGCTGCTGCCGCGCACGTAGCGTAGCCCTGATACATATACCGCCCGCACCCCACGCTAACTGCGAAGAATGATCGGTATCGATCTGTTTTGTGGCGCAGGTGGGCTTTCGGCCGGCGCGGTGGCAGCGGGGATCAGAATCGCAGTCGCCGTGGAATCCGACCAGCACGCTGTCGCAACCTATCGCACAAATCATCCTGGCGTCAAAGTATTGCAGCAGGACATTCGGTCCCTGCCAGATCTTCCGCCAATAAGTTCGACGCAGCCGACAGTCATATTTGGTGGCCCCCCTTGCCAAGGCTTTTCAACATCCAATCAGCGAACCAGAAACGCTGAGAACCCTCACAATCTGCTGTATATCGATTTTCTTCGCCACGTCCGTTCCGTAAATCCGTCATTCGTGGTGTTTGAGAATGTAAAGGGTTTCATTGAAACGGAAAGGGGCTTCTTTTTTTCTGCCGTAGTGCGCGAACTTGAGAGACTAGGATATCGTGTCGAACATGCGGTACTGAATGCGACAGACTTCAGCGTGCCGCAACGGCGCTCCCGCCTCTTTATCGTGGGTTCGCGCGCTGATGGGCAGTTGTTTCCCAAACCCACGACTGACCGCCCCACAACCGTCGCGGATGCCATCAGCGATCTGCCCGACCTCCCGAACGGAGCCGCCATTCCGCAAACCCGCTACGGCACGAAACCCAAGTCAGATTACTCGCGTCTCCTCCGGGGTGATTGCGAAACTTGCACTAACAACTACGTTACCAAGAACGCCGACTATGTCGTAGAGCGCTATTCCTTTATCCCTCCGGGCGGCAACTGGCGGTGCATTCCGGAGCACCTCATGTCAAACTACTCTGACCGAGCCCGCTGCCACGACGGCATTTATCACCGCCTTTCGTGGGGTCATCCTTCGATTGTGATTGGAAATTATCGCAAGAATATGCTTGTACACCCATCAGCCAATCGCGGCCTTTCTGTTCGAGAAGCCGCACGCCTTCAATCGTTCGCTGATTCCTACTTTTTTACGGGAAGCATAGGCTTCCAGCAACAGCAAGTTGCAAACGCAGTCCCGCCGTTACTAGGTAAGGCCGTTTTCCGGCAACTAGGCAATTGTTCCTAATAAGTCAATAAGCAGAGTGTAGCC is a window from the Gammaproteobacteria bacterium genome containing:
- a CDS encoding DNA cytosine methyltransferase — its product is MIGIDLFCGAGGLSAGAVAAGIRIAVAVESDQHAVATYRTNHPGVKVLQQDIRSLPDLPPISSTQPTVIFGGPPCQGFSTSNQRTRNAENPHNLLYIDFLRHVRSVNPSFVVFENVKGFIETERGFFFSAVVRELERLGYRVEHAVLNATDFSVPQRRSRLFIVGSRADGQLFPKPTTDRPTTVADAISDLPDLPNGAAIPQTRYGTKPKSDYSRLLRGDCETCTNNYVTKNADYVVERYSFIPPGGNWRCIPEHLMSNYSDRARCHDGIYHRLSWGHPSIVIGNYRKNMLVHPSANRGLSVREAARLQSFADSYFFTGSIGFQQQQVANAVPPLLGKAVFRQLGNCS